A window of the Thermoleophilia bacterium SCSIO 60948 genome harbors these coding sequences:
- a CDS encoding pH regulation protein F encodes MPELVLEIGVAWATLLLFGGGILLLRTRDTLHRVLALDVLVAIVISLLTLLSYLRDVSYYVDAALALALLSLVATFVAARYVTRGRPF; translated from the coding sequence ATGCCTGAGCTGGTACTCGAGATCGGGGTCGCGTGGGCGACGCTGCTCCTGTTCGGCGGCGGCATCCTGCTGCTGCGAACGCGCGACACCCTGCACCGGGTTCTCGCGCTCGACGTGCTCGTCGCGATCGTGATCTCGCTGCTGACGTTGCTGAGCTACCTTCGCGACGTCTCCTACTACGTCGATGCGGCGCTCGCCCTCGCACTGCTCTCGCTCGTCGCGACCTTCGTCGCGGCCCGCTACGTGACCCGCGGAAGGCCGTTCTGA